The following are encoded together in the Adhaeribacter arboris genome:
- a CDS encoding tail fiber domain-containing protein gives MNTFRLLGSLLAATLLFTQPADAQVENFFIGQQAGANNITGNRNTFVGTFTGFSNRSGSDNAFFGHSSGFNNSTGSSNAFFGRSAGLSNFTGSSNTFVGSSAGRRSTSGIENTFIGSTAGENNFTGNGNSYFGFRAGILSSQTNLTNATAIGHRAIVSRSNALVLGSIAGKNGATSDVNVGIGVDAPTFQLHLSKNSAAKPGSSSWTVASDGRLKKDVQAFTDGLNVLLKVNPVKYYYNGKAQMPTEKEYVGVIAQEIKKVAPYMVDEFLYENTTGQEEKYLNYDASALTYILVNSVKEQQKIIQAMQAENQELKQQMGQIIAVVAKLPGHLTEVNGSTARLWQNAPNPTDRTTVIKYWVPSSATFAAITLFNSNGQQVSSYHLKTGEGEITLPTGTLAAGTYVYALLVDGVQIESKKLVVLK, from the coding sequence ATGAATACATTCCGACTCTTAGGTAGCCTACTGGCTGCCACTTTACTTTTTACGCAACCGGCTGATGCCCAAGTTGAAAATTTCTTCATCGGACAGCAGGCGGGTGCAAACAATATTACTGGTAATAGAAATACGTTCGTGGGTACTTTTACCGGATTCAGCAATCGAAGCGGCAGCGACAATGCTTTCTTTGGTCATTCTTCCGGATTTAACAATAGTACCGGTAGCAGCAATGCTTTCTTTGGTCGTTCCGCTGGACTGAGCAATTTTACCGGTAGTTCTAACACTTTCGTAGGTAGCTCGGCAGGACGACGTAGCACAAGTGGCATAGAGAATACTTTCATAGGCAGTACTGCCGGAGAAAACAACTTTACCGGTAATGGTAACTCTTACTTTGGTTTTCGAGCCGGTATTCTTTCTTCTCAGACTAACCTCACCAATGCCACGGCCATTGGCCACCGAGCCATAGTATCCCGCTCCAACGCATTAGTCTTAGGCAGCATCGCTGGTAAGAATGGCGCTACGTCGGATGTGAACGTCGGCATCGGCGTAGATGCGCCCACTTTTCAACTGCACTTGTCTAAAAATTCGGCGGCCAAGCCCGGCAGCAGCAGTTGGACCGTAGCTTCCGACGGAAGGTTGAAGAAAGATGTGCAGGCGTTTACTGATGGTTTAAATGTGCTCTTGAAGGTAAATCCGGTTAAGTACTACTACAACGGTAAGGCCCAAATGCCCACCGAGAAAGAATACGTCGGGGTAATTGCCCAGGAAATAAAAAAAGTAGCTCCCTACATGGTAGACGAATTCCTCTACGAGAACACTACCGGCCAAGAAGAAAAATACCTCAACTACGATGCATCGGCCCTCACCTATATACTAGTTAATTCGGTGAAAGAACAGCAGAAAATTATTCAGGCTATGCAGGCAGAAAACCAGGAACTAAAGCAGCAAATGGGCCAGATTATAGCGGTGGTGGCCAAACTTCCCGGCCACCTGACAGAAGTTAATGGCAGCACTGCTCGCTTGTGGCAAAACGCCCCCAATCCCACTGACCGTACCACGGTCATAAAATATTGGGTACCCTCATCTGCCACCTTTGCCGCTATTACGCTTTTCAATAGCAACGGGCAGCAAGTAAGTAGCTATCATCTGAAAACCGGCGAAGGAGAAATTACTTTACCAACGGGAACCCTGGCTGCCGGAACCTACGTGTATGCGCTGTTGGTAGATGGAGTCCAGATAGAAAGCAAGAAGTTGGTAGTACTAAAATAG
- a CDS encoding FecR family protein, protein MKTPIHLLIQKYLQGTATPEERALVEQYYNAFSGEQPYTPALSAEEKRRLEEKILAGIRQKIQGTVILKAEKEAKIIRMRPVKYLRVAAAVVGLLALAISYKLFFRANKVVLTTDYGEIATFTLPDSSKITLNGNSVVEYTPWNTTQNREIILQGEAFFSVKHTQNHQKFLVNVPGKMQVEVLGTEFNVTSRRNDSRVVLKSGKVRLHLPDLEQEIIMQPGEMVELVPHTTKVAKTKVNPEKYSSWSSKLLVLDKTSLRELVAILEDTYGLRVTVTDTSLLHHTFSGRVPKQDVEVLLLSLSKAFDLKISKNNNQITIQKE, encoded by the coding sequence ATGAAAACCCCTATTCACCTGCTTATTCAAAAATATTTACAGGGAACTGCTACTCCCGAAGAACGGGCTTTAGTAGAGCAGTACTATAATGCTTTTTCCGGAGAGCAACCCTACACCCCTGCTTTATCCGCGGAAGAAAAAAGAAGACTGGAAGAAAAAATTTTAGCAGGTATCCGGCAAAAGATTCAAGGAACAGTAATACTAAAAGCAGAAAAAGAAGCTAAAATTATTAGAATGCGGCCGGTTAAGTACCTTAGAGTAGCCGCGGCAGTTGTTGGATTGTTGGCGCTGGCTATTTCTTATAAACTGTTTTTCCGGGCGAATAAAGTTGTTTTAACTACCGATTACGGCGAGATAGCTACTTTTACCTTGCCCGATAGTTCCAAGATTACTTTAAACGGCAACTCGGTAGTGGAATATACTCCTTGGAATACGACGCAAAACCGCGAAATAATTCTGCAAGGCGAAGCTTTTTTCTCGGTAAAGCACACGCAAAACCATCAAAAATTTTTAGTGAATGTGCCCGGTAAAATGCAGGTAGAAGTGCTGGGTACCGAGTTTAATGTAACCAGCCGGCGCAACGACTCGCGGGTGGTTTTAAAATCTGGTAAAGTACGGTTGCATCTGCCGGATTTAGAGCAGGAAATTATTATGCAGCCCGGCGAAATGGTAGAGCTCGTGCCTCATACTACTAAAGTAGCCAAAACCAAAGTAAACCCCGAAAAATACTCCTCGTGGAGCAGCAAACTGCTGGTTTTAGATAAAACCTCTCTGCGGGAATTAGTGGCTATTCTGGAAGATACCTACGGTTTGCGGGTAACAGTAACGGACACAAGTTTGCTCCATCATACTTTTTCGGGCCGGGTACCGAAACAAGATGTAGAAGTATTATTACTGAGCCTGAGCAAAGCATTTGACTTAAAAATATCAAAGAATAATAACCAGATAACTATTCAAAAGGAATAG
- a CDS encoding DUF418 domain-containing protein has product MTTIQPILPGERYRLLDVLRGFALLGVLVANMATLSGYFFLTEEAKKAFSSYPTDHFISSLLLLIIDGKFYSLFSLLFGIGFGLQLQRSFTSGMNFPSLFRRRLLILLILGLCHAIFLYPGDILTVYALLGFVLLLFRNFSDKNLLRAALILLLLPLIQYAIMLGVHFVNPPLPKPAGPRMLDQMIQMFRTGSYLDIIKANLGGLIFGRYPDLLFTGRFFKVLAMFLMGFYIARNKIYAQVSAYRPLLKKVILGGVIIGIPCNLVLATMVNMSDYKELQPAGIIQPLAYAYGVPALCLGYAAIFALLYEKPAWKKRFAFFAPVGQIALSNYLLQSLICVFIFKSYGFAMEAQVGPTKLLLIAFAIYSSQVIFSHIWVRYFFFGPAEWLWRSLTYKAWQPLRKSRFSNQSIAVS; this is encoded by the coding sequence TTGACAACTATTCAACCAATCTTGCCCGGCGAACGTTACCGCTTGCTGGACGTTTTACGGGGCTTTGCCTTACTCGGGGTGCTCGTAGCCAATATGGCGACGCTCTCCGGCTACTTCTTCTTAACGGAAGAGGCGAAAAAAGCATTCAGCTCTTACCCGACGGACCATTTCATTAGCAGCCTCCTCTTGCTAATTATCGACGGTAAATTTTATTCACTCTTTTCGTTGCTCTTTGGGATTGGCTTTGGATTGCAACTGCAGCGATCCTTCACCAGCGGAATGAACTTTCCATCACTTTTCCGGCGGCGCTTACTAATTTTGTTAATCCTGGGCTTATGTCACGCTATTTTTTTGTACCCGGGCGATATTCTTACGGTGTATGCGTTGCTGGGCTTCGTTCTGTTGCTTTTCCGGAATTTCTCGGACAAAAATTTACTGCGCGCGGCCTTAATCCTACTGCTGCTCCCTTTAATTCAATACGCCATAATGTTGGGAGTCCACTTCGTTAATCCCCCTCTTCCTAAACCGGCTGGTCCCCGAATGCTGGATCAGATGATCCAGATGTTCCGGACCGGAAGTTACCTCGATATAATAAAAGCGAATTTAGGAGGATTGATTTTCGGGCGGTACCCCGACCTTTTGTTTACCGGACGCTTTTTTAAAGTTTTAGCCATGTTCCTGATGGGTTTTTATATCGCCCGAAATAAAATATACGCCCAGGTGTCAGCTTATCGGCCACTTTTAAAGAAGGTAATACTTGGGGGAGTCATCATCGGGATTCCCTGCAACCTGGTGCTGGCCACCATGGTAAACATGAGCGATTACAAGGAACTTCAACCAGCAGGAATTATTCAACCTTTGGCCTATGCCTACGGGGTACCGGCTTTGTGCCTGGGCTATGCGGCTATTTTTGCCTTATTATACGAAAAGCCGGCTTGGAAAAAGCGCTTCGCTTTTTTTGCCCCAGTGGGTCAGATAGCTCTTAGCAACTACCTCCTGCAATCGCTGATTTGTGTATTCATTTTTAAGAGTTACGGCTTCGCCATGGAAGCGCAGGTGGGCCCCACAAAATTGCTACTCATTGCTTTTGCTATTTACAGTTCCCAGGTAATTTTTAGCCATATCTGGGTGCGTTACTTTTTCTTCGGGCCGGCCGAATGGCTCTGGCGCTCGCTAACCTACAAAGCATGGCAGCCATTGCGCAAGAGCCGGTTTAGTAATCAGTCCATTGCTGTGAGCTGA
- a CDS encoding winged helix DNA-binding domain-containing protein gives MTSADIALNRLFNQQIERTKFTAPGELVHWLGAIQAQDYAMAKWAIGLRVPDGTDQVVEDAINQGHIIRTHILRPTWHFVAAPDIRWMLQLTAPHLKRIAASINRKLELDDLLFPKIYQILTKSLAGGQQLTRQELMAALNQAGIPTNALRASYIMFQAEIEGIVCNGARRNKQFTYALLDEIIPPATQTFSRNEALAELAKRYFTSHGPATIQDFAWWSGLSLTDARLGLAHTKANLIFEIVVGQTYWFAEKAAIEIPKQENLHLLPAFDEFMVSYKDRTASLLPAYSKATITGNGIFKPILVVNGKVAGLWQPVPQKNKIKVLLSLFDSSANLNEELLATAVKKYGIFRNAPLKIS, from the coding sequence ATGACTTCAGCTGATATTGCCCTGAATCGCCTTTTTAATCAGCAAATTGAACGAACGAAGTTTACGGCTCCGGGCGAGCTGGTGCATTGGCTAGGAGCCATCCAAGCGCAAGACTATGCAATGGCCAAATGGGCGATTGGTTTACGCGTGCCGGATGGCACCGACCAAGTTGTAGAAGATGCCATTAACCAAGGCCATATTATCCGGACCCATATCTTACGCCCTACCTGGCATTTTGTGGCTGCTCCCGATATCCGGTGGATGTTACAGTTAACCGCGCCGCACCTAAAAAGAATAGCCGCTTCCATAAACCGGAAATTAGAATTAGACGATCTACTATTTCCGAAAATTTACCAGATTCTGACAAAATCTTTAGCGGGCGGCCAGCAGCTTACCCGGCAAGAACTAATGGCGGCACTTAACCAGGCGGGTATTCCAACCAATGCTTTACGAGCTAGTTATATTATGTTTCAGGCAGAAATAGAGGGAATTGTGTGTAACGGGGCCAGACGAAATAAACAATTTACCTACGCCTTACTAGACGAAATAATACCTCCCGCCACCCAAACTTTTTCCCGGAACGAGGCTTTGGCCGAACTGGCTAAGCGTTATTTTACCAGCCACGGCCCCGCCACCATTCAGGATTTTGCCTGGTGGAGTGGCTTGTCTTTAACCGATGCCCGCCTGGGTCTGGCTCATACTAAAGCTAATCTAATCTTTGAAATTGTAGTTGGCCAAACGTATTGGTTCGCGGAAAAAGCTGCTATTGAAATACCTAAGCAGGAAAACTTGCATTTACTGCCGGCTTTCGACGAGTTTATGGTGAGCTACAAAGACCGAACGGCTTCCCTTTTACCCGCTTATTCAAAAGCAACTATTACCGGTAATGGCATATTTAAACCTATACTGGTGGTAAACGGAAAAGTAGCTGGGCTTTGGCAACCTGTTCCGCAAAAAAATAAAATAAAAGTGCTGCTTTCCCTTTTTGATTCGTCCGCTAATTTGAATGAAGAATTATTGGCAACTGCGGTTAAGAAATATGGGATTTTCCGGAATGCCCCCCTTAAGATCAGTTAA
- a CDS encoding nuclear transport factor 2 family protein, which produces MENKLLQGIKSSDVELLDQMLHDDLLFITPNGQVVTKEMDLASHKAGEMEVEHLLATFEDVKIIGDNAIVVVVYDTKGKMLGNPIQGQFRYIRVWKMFTDGLKVIGGSCFQV; this is translated from the coding sequence ATGGAAAACAAACTACTACAAGGAATAAAATCCAGTGACGTAGAATTGCTAGACCAAATGCTGCATGACGATTTACTATTTATAACCCCAAACGGACAAGTGGTAACCAAAGAAATGGATTTGGCCTCTCATAAGGCGGGTGAAATGGAAGTGGAACACCTACTGGCAACGTTTGAGGACGTAAAAATAATTGGCGACAATGCCATTGTAGTAGTTGTGTATGACACCAAAGGAAAGATGTTAGGCAATCCTATCCAAGGTCAATTTCGCTACATCCGCGTTTGGAAAATGTTCACGGATGGGTTAAAGGTTATAGGAGGAAGTTGTTTCCAAGTGTAA
- a CDS encoding MarR family winged helix-turn-helix transcriptional regulator has protein sequence MQAKNLPIGYWIKQADTLLTQGIDALQSSLGLTRLKWQMLHTIREKEPIHTNELTALLKPFAEKSVLETTLEALKQDSLILEKEEPLSLTAKGITLHAVCFEQQKTFRQKAMAGITEQQYEQTVATLQKIAENLSPQI, from the coding sequence ATGCAAGCAAAAAACCTTCCCATTGGCTATTGGATAAAACAAGCGGATACTTTACTTACCCAGGGCATTGATGCGCTACAAAGCTCTTTGGGACTAACCAGATTAAAATGGCAGATGCTGCATACCATTCGGGAAAAAGAGCCAATACATACCAACGAATTAACCGCCCTGTTAAAGCCCTTCGCCGAAAAAAGTGTCTTAGAAACTACTTTAGAAGCGCTGAAGCAAGACTCATTGATTTTGGAAAAAGAGGAACCACTATCTCTTACAGCTAAAGGAATAACCTTACACGCAGTTTGCTTTGAGCAGCAAAAAACTTTCCGGCAAAAGGCTATGGCGGGTATTACCGAGCAACAATACGAACAAACCGTGGCTACTTTGCAAAAAATAGCAGAAAACCTTTCGCCCCAAATATAG
- a CDS encoding DUF3574 domain-containing protein: MKTRTMFSLAVLRLRLVWLYTLLGLLLSGGLMSCEKEEVKPQPEKTEQWVLDRLYFGRSMPNGKEVSEKDWSLFVDQVITPRFPDGLTLLDAEGQWQEEDGAIIRESTFILEIVHPESKADDEKLDTIIAEYKKRFQQESVLRVTHPAEVEF; the protein is encoded by the coding sequence ATGAAAACCAGAACTATGTTCTCTCTTGCCGTACTCCGTCTCCGGCTCGTCTGGCTCTACACGTTACTCGGTTTACTTTTATCGGGGGGATTAATGAGCTGTGAGAAAGAAGAGGTAAAACCCCAGCCGGAAAAAACGGAGCAGTGGGTACTCGACCGGTTATATTTTGGCCGCTCGATGCCCAACGGAAAAGAAGTATCCGAAAAGGACTGGAGTTTATTTGTGGATCAAGTTATCACTCCCCGCTTTCCGGACGGCCTCACCTTATTAGATGCCGAAGGTCAATGGCAGGAAGAAGATGGGGCTATTATCCGGGAATCTACCTTTATTTTGGAAATTGTCCATCCGGAAAGTAAAGCCGATGATGAGAAACTAGATACCATTATTGCGGAGTACAAAAAACGCTTTCAACAGGAATCGGTATTGCGGGTAACGCATCCGGCCGAGGTAGAATTTTAA
- a CDS encoding RNA polymerase sigma-70 factor produces the protein MAAPTTTKQTDTPFKIKDLTTFDSIYRQYWPELFDVAYKRVHSPEKAEEIIQDLFVELWEKKDQIQIKESVAAYLFGALKFRILNHLRHEKVRETHLQVVREEASAITNNLEEEIYVNDLESAYQNQVSNLPEKCRAAFELSRREQLSFKEIALKLNVSVNTVEKQVGKALRVLRFNLKDFTFTLLFLWLF, from the coding sequence TTGGCTGCTCCAACTACTACCAAACAAACAGACACACCCTTTAAAATAAAGGATTTAACAACATTCGATAGTATTTACCGGCAGTATTGGCCGGAATTATTCGATGTGGCCTATAAACGTGTGCATTCTCCGGAAAAAGCCGAAGAAATCATTCAGGATTTGTTCGTGGAGCTTTGGGAAAAAAAAGATCAGATTCAAATTAAAGAATCAGTAGCCGCCTATTTGTTTGGCGCGTTAAAGTTCCGGATTTTAAATCACCTGCGGCACGAAAAGGTTCGGGAAACCCACCTGCAGGTTGTCCGGGAAGAAGCCTCTGCTATTACTAATAATTTAGAAGAAGAAATTTACGTGAATGATTTAGAATCGGCGTATCAAAACCAGGTAAGTAATTTGCCCGAAAAATGCCGGGCTGCTTTCGAGTTAAGCCGGCGGGAACAACTTTCTTTTAAAGAAATTGCGCTTAAATTAAACGTATCGGTAAATACCGTGGAAAAGCAGGTGGGTAAGGCTTTACGCGTATTACGGTTTAATTTAAAAGATTTCACCTTCACGCTGCTGTTTTTGTGGCTATTCTAA
- a CDS encoding FMN-binding negative transcriptional regulator, with amino-acid sequence MYIPKLNAMTEESEILSFMQQYSFATIITVKDNLPTATHLPFSISKRDDTIILTSHFAKANTQWQEVTDNKVLVIFTEPHAYISPQHYDKDLNVPTWNYLAVHAYGTGKIISEKEEVFKKLEAMITTYEADYLEQWHRLPIDFKLKMLHGIVAFEIEVTDLQAKKKLSQNKTEAEKQRIIAALENSKYDTEKQISFYMKEENQTTLK; translated from the coding sequence ATGTACATACCCAAGCTAAACGCCATGACGGAGGAATCCGAGATTTTAAGCTTCATGCAGCAGTATAGTTTTGCTACCATAATAACGGTAAAAGATAATCTGCCAACGGCTACGCATTTGCCCTTTAGTATTAGCAAAAGAGATGATACAATTATTCTGACGTCTCATTTCGCGAAGGCGAATACGCAATGGCAAGAAGTAACGGACAATAAGGTATTAGTTATTTTTACGGAGCCGCACGCCTATATTTCACCTCAGCATTACGATAAAGATTTAAACGTACCCACCTGGAATTACTTAGCTGTTCACGCCTACGGTACGGGTAAAATTATTTCGGAAAAGGAAGAAGTTTTTAAAAAGTTAGAGGCTATGATTACTACCTACGAAGCCGATTATCTAGAACAATGGCATCGTTTGCCGATTGATTTTAAATTAAAAATGCTGCATGGTATTGTGGCCTTTGAAATAGAAGTAACGGATTTGCAAGCCAAGAAGAAGTTAAGTCAGAACAAAACCGAAGCGGAGAAGCAGAGAATAATAGCCGCCCTGGAAAACAGTAAATACGACACAGAAAAGCAAATTAGTTTTTACATGAAAGAAGAGAATCAAACTACTTTAAAGTAA
- a CDS encoding cupin domain-containing protein, translated as MNPNTLQRRFYNPVQKDYVTFLETSRESGGKRTHGLLEVAPGGKVNPHYHKTFSETFIVRSGTLGLQLGSRKLVLQAGEKATVPVNTLHAWSNTAQERLVCDVILEPGNEGFEKALQAGYGLATDGLMQPNGMPKNIWHLALLVELSETKIAGGVRLLNGLFGLMAKIARKLGKHKDLEKYYQLYS; from the coding sequence ATGAATCCAAATACCCTGCAAAGACGGTTTTATAATCCCGTCCAGAAAGATTACGTCACTTTTTTAGAAACTTCCCGGGAAAGCGGCGGCAAACGTACCCACGGCTTGTTGGAAGTGGCGCCGGGAGGCAAAGTAAATCCGCATTACCACAAAACTTTTTCCGAAACCTTTATCGTGCGTTCCGGAACCCTGGGTTTGCAATTAGGTAGCCGCAAGTTGGTATTGCAGGCCGGAGAAAAAGCTACTGTGCCGGTTAATACATTGCATGCCTGGTCCAATACCGCCCAAGAAAGGCTGGTATGTGATGTAATTCTGGAACCGGGAAACGAAGGGTTTGAAAAAGCCTTGCAGGCCGGCTATGGCTTGGCCACCGATGGGCTAATGCAGCCTAATGGAATGCCCAAAAATATCTGGCATTTGGCCCTACTGGTAGAATTATCGGAAACCAAAATTGCCGGCGGTGTCCGCCTGCTGAACGGTCTGTTCGGACTAATGGCCAAAATTGCCCGTAAGTTGGGCAAGCACAAGGATTTAGAAAAGTATTATCAGCTTTATTCATGA
- a CDS encoding 3-keto-disaccharide hydrolase, giving the protein MGSNMNKMSILLLLVLGFFSFTKSNNAGGPSASDSLQIKSKSLFNGKDLTGWHVDVPQMDNNAKARNPFIVRKGLLVSLGTPEGHLITDAKYQNYRLELEYRFAAKPGNCGALVHVSTPRALYEMFPKSIEVQMMHQNAGDFWCIEEDITVPNMEKRRGPKEKWGVNGDKLRRIPNLTDGSEKPLGQWNSLTIECLDNAVKVWVNNDLVNYGFNATARQGQIALQAEGSEVEFRKVLLTPITKLSK; this is encoded by the coding sequence ATGGGTAGCAATATGAACAAAATGAGCATCCTACTTTTACTGGTTCTTGGATTTTTCTCTTTCACTAAGTCTAATAACGCGGGAGGTCCTTCGGCCAGTGATTCTTTACAAATAAAATCCAAAAGTTTATTCAACGGCAAAGATTTAACGGGCTGGCATGTAGATGTCCCTCAAATGGATAATAATGCAAAAGCTAGAAATCCCTTTATTGTTCGCAAGGGGCTATTAGTTAGTTTGGGAACTCCCGAAGGCCACTTGATTACCGATGCTAAATACCAGAACTATCGCCTTGAACTAGAATACCGGTTCGCGGCAAAACCGGGTAACTGCGGCGCTCTGGTGCATGTTTCTACCCCAAGGGCGCTTTACGAAATGTTCCCTAAATCCATCGAAGTGCAAATGATGCATCAGAATGCCGGCGATTTTTGGTGTATCGAAGAAGATATAACCGTACCTAACATGGAAAAGCGCCGGGGTCCAAAGGAAAAATGGGGTGTAAACGGCGATAAACTGCGCCGGATTCCCAACCTAACCGATGGCTCCGAAAAACCACTAGGCCAGTGGAACTCGCTTACTATTGAATGCCTGGACAATGCCGTAAAAGTTTGGGTAAATAACGATTTGGTGAACTATGGCTTTAACGCTACCGCCCGGCAGGGCCAGATTGCGTTACAGGCGGAAGGTTCCGAAGTAGAATTCAGAAAAGTGTTGTTAACGCCCATCACGAAACTGAGCAAATAA
- a CDS encoding cupin domain-containing protein — MMQSIHLTKAGTGKYFKLGSDLVVVKAGSQETAGTMLVLEVTVPAGSGPPMLHRHIYSETFYFLEGDFMVSTTNSHSRLQTQIVQPGDVLAIPSMAWHNFKMQVIFPGVFGGAQFAGNGRLAAGLRPTFK; from the coding sequence ATGATGCAGTCCATTCATTTAACAAAAGCCGGAACCGGCAAGTATTTTAAATTAGGCTCCGACCTGGTTGTAGTAAAAGCCGGCAGCCAGGAAACAGCCGGAACGATGCTGGTATTAGAAGTAACCGTACCGGCCGGCAGCGGCCCACCCATGTTGCACCGGCATATATACTCCGAAACTTTCTACTTTCTGGAGGGTGATTTTATGGTAAGTACCACTAACAGCCATTCCCGGCTGCAGACCCAAATCGTACAACCCGGCGATGTGCTGGCTATTCCTTCCATGGCTTGGCACAACTTCAAAATGCAAGTGATATTCCCGGGCGTTTTTGGTGGTGCACAGTTCGCCGGTAATGGAAGGCTTGCTGCAGGACTTAGGCCAACCTTTAAGTGA
- a CDS encoding M12 family metallopeptidase, translating to MKIHYLPLWATGLILASSLLSSCEKELEPTKPAPPVDTSKSDSIGIVKQGTFKGMPITYREIKGKAIWEGDILLSAEDLAPVKSPEIPNGRVGGAGLANKDYRWQNWKVPYVIGPNLNNEVINKAIHHWEDNTPLEFVPRTNEKDYIQFTKSNDGNNSFIGRKGGMQVINLEDIGSQAVITHEIGHAVGLFHEHNRRDRDTYISIHWDNIQPDKREQFNRWPLGQGFDYGPFDYNSVMMYPSHAFSQNGQPSITRKDGLTYVAGASLSPTDVRTVISMYSNLYIIRKGVLYSVNPKDGSSVNLGAGWSGAAKTLAEDDRYIWGMQGRNLWKVDRFNGAYEKVGNGYWENPVGVTGKDPQGNLYAQQGTKLWKIDKFGNHAPVGGWGSIADWSGTTAIYYHKNALYVVWKDILYKVNTTTGQVEKKYAGVTWYDVKGIAAVHGNSDKMYVMRKNALFQVNTVTGAILGGENFTDVKAMTGVAGYLYIVSGANLIKMDEFSNKQILSKLYGFTEAMGATRNPKLIDLQ from the coding sequence ATGAAAATCCATTACTTGCCCTTATGGGCAACCGGCCTCATATTGGCTAGTTCATTACTTAGTTCCTGCGAAAAAGAGCTGGAACCAACCAAACCGGCTCCGCCGGTTGATACTTCTAAGTCAGACAGTATCGGTATTGTAAAACAAGGTACGTTTAAAGGGATGCCCATTACCTACCGGGAAATTAAAGGCAAGGCTATCTGGGAAGGCGACATTTTGCTATCCGCCGAAGACTTAGCTCCCGTAAAAAGTCCGGAAATTCCGAATGGCCGGGTAGGCGGAGCCGGCCTGGCCAACAAAGATTACCGTTGGCAAAACTGGAAAGTGCCTTATGTAATCGGGCCGAATCTCAATAACGAAGTGATTAATAAAGCTATCCATCATTGGGAAGATAACACGCCGCTAGAGTTTGTTCCCCGGACTAATGAGAAAGATTATATCCAATTTACGAAATCGAATGATGGAAATAACTCCTTCATCGGCCGAAAAGGGGGAATGCAGGTAATCAATTTAGAGGATATTGGCAGTCAAGCGGTTATCACCCATGAAATTGGGCATGCGGTTGGCTTATTCCACGAACACAACCGCCGCGACCGGGATACTTACATCAGTATTCACTGGGATAACATCCAGCCGGACAAGCGGGAACAATTTAACCGCTGGCCTTTAGGCCAGGGCTTTGACTATGGTCCTTTTGACTACAATTCGGTGATGATGTATCCTTCTCACGCCTTCTCCCAGAATGGCCAACCCTCCATTACGCGAAAGGATGGTCTGACCTATGTGGCCGGCGCCTCCTTATCGCCTACTGACGTTCGCACGGTAATCTCAATGTACTCTAATTTGTACATTATCCGGAAGGGAGTACTATACTCCGTAAATCCCAAAGATGGCTCATCGGTAAACCTGGGCGCGGGTTGGAGTGGCGCCGCGAAAACCTTGGCCGAAGACGACCGCTACATTTGGGGCATGCAGGGCCGTAACTTATGGAAAGTAGACCGCTTTAACGGTGCCTACGAAAAGGTAGGTAACGGTTATTGGGAGAATCCGGTGGGCGTAACGGGTAAAGACCCGCAGGGTAACTTATACGCCCAGCAAGGCACTAAGCTTTGGAAAATTGATAAATTCGGCAACCACGCCCCAGTGGGCGGATGGGGCTCTATTGCGGACTGGTCGGGCACCACAGCCATTTATTATCACAAAAATGCCCTATACGTGGTTTGGAAGGATATTTTGTATAAAGTAAATACTACAACCGGGCAGGTAGAAAAGAAATATGCCGGGGTAACCTGGTATGATGTAAAAGGTATTGCCGCGGTGCATGGCAACTCAGACAAAATGTATGTGATGCGCAAAAACGCTTTATTCCAAGTAAACACGGTTACCGGAGCCATCCTGGGCGGGGAGAACTTTACCGATGTAAAAGCCATGACCGGCGTGGCAGGCTATTTATATATTGTTTCCGGCGCTAATCTGATTAAAATGGATGAGTTTAGTAATAAGCAGATTCTATCTAAGCTCTATGGTTTCACCGAGGCTATGGGGGCAACCCGCAATCCTAAACTTATTGATTTACAGTAG